A portion of the Gossypium arboreum isolate Shixiya-1 chromosome 8, ASM2569848v2, whole genome shotgun sequence genome contains these proteins:
- the LOC108487467 gene encoding protein LEAD-SENSITIVE 1-like isoform X2 — protein sequence MGQPQSKPSKPRFPQPGDHIYCERKGGIYVGDGMVIHLRGAAKKLGELPACHRCGGKRVENGEIAKVCIDCFLDGETLQIYDYGVPVLEFISRKRGTCCTSRSKPPHEVISAATDLLERNGFGPYDMFTNNCEHFAVYCKTGSKVSYQILGRIELATTAGPAGILAGAAVAAGYGASGGM from the exons ATGGGACAGCCACAAAGCAAACCAAGCAAACCAAGGTTTCCTCAACCAGGGGATCACATCTACTGTGAAAGAAAGGGAG GAATATATGTGGGGGACGGCATGGTAATTCATCTCCGGGGAGCAGCCAAGAAACTTGGGGAGCTACCTGCATGCCATAGATGTGGAGGCAAGCGAGTCGAAAATGGTGAAATAGCAAAAGTATGCATAGATTGTTTCCTTGATGGTGAAACGCTCCAGATCTATGACTATGGAGTTCCCGTTCTAGAATTCATTAGTAGAAAACGTGGTACTTGCTGCACAAGCCGTTCCAAGCCTCCTCATGAAGTTATTAGCGCCGCAACTGATTTACTTGAACGGAATGGGTTTGGCCCCTATGACATGTTTACTAACAACTGTGAGCACTTCGCTGTGTATTGCAAAACAGGCTCTAAGGTAAGTTACCAGATTTTAGGCCGTATTGAACTAGCTACTACTGCTGGTCCCGCTGGTATTCTTGCTGGCGCTGCTGTTGCGGCAGGTTATGGTGCTTCGGGAGGCATGTAA
- the LOC108487467 gene encoding protein LEAD-SENSITIVE 1-like isoform X1: MGQPQSKPSKPRFPQPGDHIYCERKGGLYDHHGIYVGDGMVIHLRGAAKKLGELPACHRCGGKRVENGEIAKVCIDCFLDGETLQIYDYGVPVLEFISRKRGTCCTSRSKPPHEVISAATDLLERNGFGPYDMFTNNCEHFAVYCKTGSKVSYQILGRIELATTAGPAGILAGAAVAAGYGASGGM; this comes from the exons ATGGGACAGCCACAAAGCAAACCAAGCAAACCAAGGTTTCCTCAACCAGGGGATCACATCTACTGTGAAAGAAAGGGAGGTCTCTATGATCACCATg GAATATATGTGGGGGACGGCATGGTAATTCATCTCCGGGGAGCAGCCAAGAAACTTGGGGAGCTACCTGCATGCCATAGATGTGGAGGCAAGCGAGTCGAAAATGGTGAAATAGCAAAAGTATGCATAGATTGTTTCCTTGATGGTGAAACGCTCCAGATCTATGACTATGGAGTTCCCGTTCTAGAATTCATTAGTAGAAAACGTGGTACTTGCTGCACAAGCCGTTCCAAGCCTCCTCATGAAGTTATTAGCGCCGCAACTGATTTACTTGAACGGAATGGGTTTGGCCCCTATGACATGTTTACTAACAACTGTGAGCACTTCGCTGTGTATTGCAAAACAGGCTCTAAGGTAAGTTACCAGATTTTAGGCCGTATTGAACTAGCTACTACTGCTGGTCCCGCTGGTATTCTTGCTGGCGCTGCTGTTGCGGCAGGTTATGGTGCTTCGGGAGGCATGTAA